Below is a window of Solanum stenotomum isolate F172 chromosome 7, ASM1918654v1, whole genome shotgun sequence DNA.
TTTCGTAGATCCTGTGTATTGTAAGTGATCTGAGCCTGCCTGCAACAAGCCTCTTGTCCAGGCAAATGAAGTTGGTGAGCCGTATGATGGACAACTCTATCCTGCAGTTTGGACAGGACTCCACTGTTAGTTAGTACTTAGTATCCTCTTAATTTTGGGGTGGACATTTTCACTCTTATTTTCTTGGATACGCTTaccaaaaagaatatttttcgaTATACCTAGGACATGGATCTATATGAACAAAGGACCATGACGAGTCGTTACTACTAGCATATGATCTCTTATTTTGCAAAGATGTAAGATGTGCCTCCTATATGGAGTTTTTCATAAGTTTAATTTCAATTACCTTTCATGTCTCTTAGTTAATCAGAAATTGAGATGTTTTCCTGCATCACTAAGATCATCACATGTTGGTAATTGTAATTCAAAGAGGAAAGAAGAGCAAAATCACTTCTTGTCTGGGAAAACTGAACCACAGGGCAGTAATTAATGCATTGTTCATTGAAATAGATCCCTTTGACAAGCAAATAAATGGTTCCATCATGCTTAGTATCATTATGTCGTCTCTTTATGCTGCATTCTACTCTTAATTTTACattgaattagttattgtaTCGATCACAAACTAGTTGGGGTGTGCTCTATAAATCCTCAATAATAATTCTGTTCAGACAATGAAATACTTCTTTTCCCATACTTTAGTTGCCTGAAAGTTCAGCTCTTTATTATTCATTTCTCTTGAAACAATTTACCAAACTCTAAATTTCTGCTACTCCTAAAATTGTAACTcctgtttttctttttccaatccTGCTAGTTTTTgttatatttactttttgttGCTCAAGCTATTGTAAGTGGCTGAATtcatgttttcaatttttagtttcTGGTGGTAATTGGCCTTATACTTTCCTATTAGTTGCTGTTGAAGTATTTGAATATACTCAGAAACTGTGGTAGTTGGTTCAAGGCTTCCGATGGTTTCAATTTCCCTTTTCCTTGTTctataatcataatttattgtgCAGGAGCTTCAGCAAAGGACTTCAATATTTTGCTTTAAGGAGATCATAGCCGCGAGCCCGTGACATCCTTTCTTGACGTGGCCGGCTATTTTTTCTCTTGTGctctcttcttcctcctttttGTGTAGTCGTTGTGTTTATGTTCCTTGCAGATAATTGAATTCTTTTGCAAGATGGAGTACTTAGAAAGCTTACCAATGCTACGTTCGAATGGTGGACTAATTGGTTGTCACAAAATTTTTCTAATGAgttaattccataattcaattaGAAGGAAAGTCCACCAAATATGTGGTTTGTGAGTAAGAATAGGAGATTTGTATGCAATTGTGGTAAGAAACAGTTGGAAGATATGACATTTTAAATGCTAGTCTTATGAGGGGAACACATGATATTATGATTTTCTTCTGATGGTAATGTTTAGCTAATATTTTtgcttttaaaatcaaattttatttgataatatgTGACAGGGTCGAGTTGCAACATTGCAAGGGTTGAGTTACATCCACCACTTTCCGTGACATCCTTTGCTGTTGACCTTACCTCTCATGGGAGGCCAGTATCCATCCCGCGACATCAATAGATAATGGAGCTCTCCATTGCACTATTGCAGGTATTGTTCACAAGATTGAGAGTTTGAGAGTATGCAGTTTTTGCTTAGTTTATCGAAAGAGATCTACGAGAAGTTAAAATATCTGCTCAAGGAACTAGAGATTTCTGGTTATGTTCCAGATACAAACTTTGTGTTGCATGATGTTGATGAGGAACTTAAGCTTGGAAACCTTATTCTGTCATAGTGAAAAGTTGGCTGTTGCATTTGGCCTCAGAAGCACACCTTAACAATCCACTGTTAGAATTATGAAGAACCTTAGAGTATGTGGTGACTGCCACACATTCTGTAAGTTTGTTTCTCAGGTTACAAGTAGGGTGATCGTTGCCTGTGATGAAAATCGATTTCACCATTTTAAAGAAGGTACCTGTTCTTACAGAGATTACTGGTGATTGGCTTTGTTCCAGTCTTTTTGAGGTGAAATGCTATGTTGTAATGCCTCCAGGTGTGTGTTGGATAGTTCCTTTTTCGGAGGATCCAACACGAGTGCAACATATACATGTAAAGAATCGTACTGAAAACGCTCCTAACCCAACCCCTTCCTTCGTAGATCCTGTGTATTGTAAGTGATCATGAAGTTGGTGAGCCGGTTTGGAGAGGACTTCACTGTACGTTAGTTAGTACCCTCTTGGTTTCGTGGTGGACACAGTGGATCCTAAGACATGAATCTATATGAACCAATGGATCGTGATGAGTCGCTACTACTAGCATATCGTCTCTTACTACTATCTTTCATCACATGTTGGTAATTgtaattcacaaaaaaaatcacttcTTGTTTGGGAAAACTACATGGTGAATTCGTATTTTGTGACACtgaaatggagaaaaaatagTTGTCCTTAATGAAAATGTAATAGTATTGTTCAACAGGCATGTGAGGGCCCGACTGGACAAGTTTGGGGGCCAATGAAGTCAAGTCTACTAATTTCCGAAAAATCAGTGGACTAATAAACACGAAAAACACCTAAAGTACTACATGAGCAACAAATTAAACACCTATTTCACAATTTTCTCATCAAGATTCTATAGTGTAAAAATCTTCATCAAGTTAAACAAGTTCATTCTCAAATAACAACTACTGGGATATTTGAAGATCAAATTATTGCTAACAAACTTTTACacatatattataatttgtatACACAAGTCTTTAGATGATTCTTATACTTTGTTTCATGAAATCCATTTTAGTAGAGCATATAATGTCGATGGTCTAAGCCTCTAAGGTAGAACATTCAATGAACCGAGGTGTTTCAAAACTCAATGTCTAAATTCTGGATCTGCCGCTGCTTTAAACCTCATGGATTTCTCCAATTCATTGAACTATACATTCAAAAAAATGCATATATTGTACAAGAGGCTAAggaatattttacttttatgggAAATCAAGTGAAAGCTGCAAAAGCTAACACTTATAATTAGTTCACTACATACATTGTGCCTTCTTATTTTAACCAATTAATTTTTGTGTCCACTACATGAATTAAGAGCaacattttttcatttaaaagacAAATTGCCTAATCCAACTATGGCAAAAAGAACAACTTGCCCACACACATACACACTAAAGAAATACACGATTCATCGATATCCTACAAGTCGTTATATGGTGTCTGTTATTGATAAGAAAACAAACCTTAAGCCTAACTCGATCATAAAAACGCACTAACTTATAAGGTTAGCGTAGTTCAAAATCATATAAACAGACCAAACTTTGGAATTGGAAGTAACTGTAAGCGAGGGAGGGAAAGGAAAAGCAAAAAGTTTTATGCGTTCGTGCTCCACATCCGTGAAGCACTTCACTCGCTCAAGAAGACCTGCTCACAACCGATGTGTGACTCTTGGATTTGGTTAAAGAAGTTGAAGTTGCTCCACTTGTCTAAGCTCAAAATTATAGGGCTCATTCTGACATGTGTAtttgttcattttcttcaaaaaagaaGAATCAAAATGTTGTTTTGTTATACATAAGAATGATATTTTGGTTAGTTTTCGAAGATGAGTTTTTCAAGTGAATTTTTTCCACGCACAAGATTTCAACTTATTTTTTTCCGCGTGAAATGCTTTTGTCTAAATACAATTTTNacacacacaaataaaattgtgtGACTTTGTCTTCTAGACTAAGCCTTTAATTTGTACTTTATTGAACTGTATGatcatattcaaatttaaatttactatATATTTTAGATAAATGTCATAAATACTCGATGTTAATTACCAAGCACTTTTTTATTCGTAGtttaaaattttgacttttaaaatataaaattaaataacttttggagaatatcaaaattattcaaacctcttttcattattcaaattaGAGTCAACTTGTTGTTTAATCATTAAATCCAAGAATCAATGTACACATGGTTACAAATATGCAATGTTGTTAAATACTTTAACATCCGCTTATTCTCCCCCACACtttataataagaataaaaaacaaattatataagaaggagatagtatatatttttgtatgattaaaaattgaacaatcaaatcaaattcatccaaaattaataataattaaattgatacatataaattgtatttgattgatttgattttgataaattaaaaaaagggactaaattaatttaattttaattttaattaaaaattaattcaaatcaaACCGTGAACACCATCTTTGCTATTATTACATCAACATCCACTTTTTCTCCACCACACTATATAATAAGATTTCAAAATAAATGCAAACTCCTCTTTCCATTTTTGTAGCTATGATTATAAAAATGTGAACTCTAGATTTTCTAATTGACatccacaaaatttaaaaaaagcaTGTCCTTAAACCTATATGCGAATTAAATCTGAAAATGATGGGGCTAGCTACTTCTAGAGTAAAAGGtgaaaagaataatttttatttatttattactaatcTATTAATTTGCATGAACCATGAGAAATAGGTtgcacataaaaaaaattaagttccTTGCTTTTTAAgtaaaaagaaggaaaagaaaataataactaaaaaagaattgaaactCTTTTTACTTTCGTTTGGGTCATGACGCTCAATGTTGCTCCTTAGATAGTAGAAGCAatactacaaaaaataaaaaaaagatttgttgTTGATGTAGCTTCAtaagaattaaaaattaaaacaattctTTGAGCCTTCAGAATGAAGAAACTTTTTATAGAGAGCGCTTCCTTATTTTTGAGCCTTACTTGGCGCAAATAAAATTAGTTTGGCCAGTAAATATCACATATCAAGTAattacacacacaaaaaaatcatcttttttGGAGTTTTCATTTAAGATAGATATTTGAATTCAACGAGatattttgcatttttttttttgctgaatAATGAAAGGTAATAAAATCTTCCTTTTGTTAttgttactatatatatatttaaaggtAGAgctttatttttcaagattatGATTATTACATCATGTTGAcatgagaaataaaaatttatttattaatttttataaaaattaggTATTTATGGGTAAGAGAaactagtgcaacataaaagTTTTGATATAGAAGTTGCAACAATTTTGGAGGTGCACTTGTACTGCCAAATTTCCAATACCAAATGCATATCTTACACTTGGTTCTTTTTGAGGTATCACCAAATTGtgttaaaattgtatttgactTTTCTAAAGTAGTTGTGAAAACTTGTCATCAAGTGAGCAAAAACCTTAGTGGAAGTGCATGTAGGAAGCTTATCATCAATTTTTCTTGTGTTTTGATGAAAGAATACTAAAGTAGAGTGGATTCAGAATATGAATATCACTATAGATTTAAGTTTGAGATTCTTCCATTCATTTGATTTATAGGGTTGACGTTTGAGGTATACACactatttgtatttatttagcAAATTCTTTAAACATGTATGTGGTTTTAGTCAAAGTTATTGAGTTGTCTATTTTCATTTACATGCTATCAGAATTGAAAACATTCGGTGTTTGAAAAGTCTTTGAAAAATCGCCACTTTTGATGCAAAAACACCATTATAGTGTCACATATTTCGAACTTAAACAAGTAAGATATTGACATGATTTATGAAATTCATGAGATTCGTGAATcccaaaaaattgaatatttcaataatttttaaatcttcgactatttttcaattataagtctgaaaatgaatatttttgaatttttccttGATTTCCCAATGTTGGCCTCTCGTGTTATATGTTGTTCACGCTCCAAATGTATTATTTTGTGTAATTTTACCTAATGAGCTAGCTTTCTGAGTTTGATTAATTAGTGTCTAAGGACTATGGTAAAAATATTCCacaattttcttactttttttaaaatgcaattCACACATATTTGGCAATGGAATCCACTAAGAAATTGAAAGGTGGAAAAGCCATTAGCCAGCTATTAACTGCAAATGTTGCAAGACATATTTAAGCAAATGAAAAGtagaaagttaaaattattgcCAAATTCATCAACAAATGTAATGTGTAATGCACTTTGTTGTTGTTATGCATATTCATCACCTATTCATCTatccatttttttcattttcaatacggaaaaaggataaatatatctccgaactatcataaatgataTGCAGATATCCTCCATATTTTTGGATCATTGAttcccctgccgtccaaaaactagagcatatataccctttttatactaacggacatacatgtgtcataatcttatccaccaacccgacatttattaaatatcggatcgatggataagattgcgccacgtatccctatttagtcttccctTAGaatgaagggcatatatgctctagtttttggacggtaggggcaccaatgtcccaaaagtatgacggagggtatttgCATATCATTTACCATAGTTCGGaggtatatttatcatttttctcttttcaataaTTATTGTGGTCCTatccattttattttgaaaCTCAAATATCATGAttacatattatttaaaattcgAGTTACGTTGACAATAATGTTTCTGACAGATTTCTAACTAATTACATCGTAAATTTAGGTTCTTTTTAGTATTGATCAATTTATTCATCGAAAAATGATGAATTCCACACGATTTTTATTTCATTGTGCTTAAATTCtacattgtatttattttcatcatatattccACACAAATGGTCTTTTCAACTATATGTTATATAATttgtgaattaaaaaaatatattgtttttgttaTGCAATGATAATTGCCCTTCATCGTCAACTTTAATGTGTTATGAGTTTGAGTCACCTATAAAAAGATTGTGGTCCATAGTCAAAATTCTTCTCAAAGGCTGaatagtaattttaattttttgagcGTTCTGAATTCtaaaagagataatttatcagattcgataaattatttatatatataagtggagctttaatataaatatactaACGTTTATGTTAAAATTACTGAATCCTGCAAAATTCgtgcttatatatatagttgataCTATAATTGGTAGCATTAGGCAAGTTTTAATTATGTGAATATAGTTAGGTGCAGGTTGGCATTaggtttcctttttttaattttaattttaatgtttttggaGGGAGAAGGTAGGCAAAATTTGAACATATATTGGTATGTGGCAATTCTAAAATGTCTCGAAAGGTAGTGTCGGTGCTAGGATTTTTAACAAGGAGGTTCAAACTATAGAAAACACGAACTAATCGAAGGgattcgacatctactatatatacataaaaaaaaataaccatatataaatatatagtaatattttccacCAAAAAAGGTTCAGATGAACCCCTTGAATGTATGTTGGCTCCGCCCCTATTGAAAGGGCGACGTAAGGCAAAGcaaacaatttatatataattaattttcgtCAACCAACGGTTCCTTCTCTAGTTCTCTATACGTTAGACTAGACTGTTTAAATACAATACTTATAACATAAAGTGatcttttttaattatgtgATAATCTTTATGTAATCGATGCATATagaataagatatttttttttaccaagaGTCTTATATATACTCTAATTGTAAATTATTACGTCAGGCTTAATACGTTAAATTACTTTGTCATGCAAATTAACTTTACTTTggtaatataaaatttttatgCAAGCATCTTTTATAAATTACATAGATTGACTTTTcttcaataaaaaattacatcttatatataaagattaaaattatattttatatttatatagtaaatATTGAATCTCTTCAACTTTATCGtctatttacttttttataattttaaatccCCTCCCCTCTCTCCTCCCCGACTTCTaacttcatttcatttttttatattgtcgCTTGAATGAAGAAATCTAATCGGTCTGACTTTTCCAAATATTCCCCAcgacttttttcttttatggatttgaATTTTCGCATCGTTTCAATCGTCGTGATcgaaaataaatgaatattcTTTAGAGAAatgtataataatatacatatcaagacaaaagttaaaaataaatctcgtagaatgaaaattctgattttGTAACTAAACtctagaaaagaaagaaagaaagagaaggcTCATGTAAGAAAAAAACGGCTATACAATTGAagtttatctttaaaaaatatatttacatccattttattttaattaaagaaaaagaaaatataaaaatcaaccGTTTTTTTATCCACTCATCATAGTTGGTTTTTGTCTATAAATAATCCAgcattctttcttttcttcttcattattcttcaatatctttcttcaaaatcacaaaaaatggAATTATTTATGAAAAGCTCTTCTCTTTGGGgtttagaaatttatttattttgcttcttTATAGTTTTATCAAACATTAATAAGGTGTTTGCttctcataatatttttttggacttGCAATCTTCAAGTGCTATTAGTGTCAAGAATGTTCATAGAACGGgttttcattttcaacctcCTAAATATTGGATTAATGGTATgttcatcttcatttttttactttatgtGACGTACGCTAAATTTAACATTAGCAATGCGGTTTATTACTTAAATTCGAGTTTGAATATATGACTTTGCTTAcgtagatatatatatacatggaaTACATCTATTAACTTGGTATAAATATGAGTACGAATAAATTAATTGATGGTGCAATTTTATTAAGATTAATATTGCATTATATAGGTGATAAAACTTCAGAAAAAGACGATTACTTTTATATTGAGAAGTTCAAatgttgttgtttcttttattgttacattttttaaaaatatttttttttactaatctTTATAGctacatatatataagattGATCATTCttgatatttcaaaattatgtatACATACACACACATACATAATTATGTGGTTCATTTgtgttaattttcttttattcatttaaaCTTGCGTTAAAATGTTTCACTTTTGGAGGTAAAACCACTCCTGACCAATTATAAACAACTcgattctcaaaatttaaattcgaaATTAGATTAATAATCATGGCAAGACAACTACAAGACTGAGGTTTTCGATAAGAATGtgcaaaagagaaaaagaaacatgaaatataTGAAAAGGTTCTTTTAACCTAAGATTTTGGCCATCGAATTAAGGTGAAAATTAATTTGTTGGAGGCACCCTTTATATTCCCCATGGCATTTTCTTCTCCCttatatttttccttctaaattattattaagtATTGACATATAGTGACATTTCATACTCCTATATTGTGTACATTTAATATGTAGGTCTTATATTAATTAGAACTTGCCAAACATATTGTCTCTTATAAAGTTGACTCCCCCCAACCCCCAACCCCACCCCACCCTAAAAAAATTACCTCATCAATTTCGTTTTTCATGTGACacaattttcttatttaatttgttatctAAAGAATGactattttctatatttaaacttACACTTATCGTTCTACATGATATAAATGTTTATATAGTCACAATAAATCTCATGACATGTTTCAGATCataattttcaaacattttttactttattttttaaattacgtATTAAATCAAAGTACgccatataaattaaaatgattcaactaattagtcatttttgtatTTCCTACATTTCTGTGTTTTCTCACCTTTGATTTGTTAATTACTATAGTATTtgattatttcttaattattgattaattatgtAATGCATTCTATTTTCTTCACtaatcttttgtttttttaaattcttttgttCATATATGGTCTCTATCCATGGATGCCTTTCAAATATACAAAGACCCTAATGGTGagttagattattattttttatttattcttcctaaatatactatatatacacacaactTATCaataactcaattatattattgactttcattttatttttgaacaGCACCAATGTATTATAATGGAGTGTATCATTTATTCTATCAATACAATCCAAAAGGATCAGTATGGGGCAATATTGTTTGGGCTCATTCAGTCTCAAAAGACTTGATAAATTGGATCCATTTAGAACCCGCAATTTATCCATCtaaaaaatttgacaaatatgGTGCTTGGTCCGGGTCAGCAACTATTCTACCTAATAACAAACCTGTTATCTTATACACCGGAGTAGTAGATTCCCATGATTCTCAGGTTCAGAATTATGCAATCCCAGCTAACTTGTCTGATCCATTTCTTCGTAAATGGATCAAACCTAATAACAACCCGTTGGTTGTTCCTGACAATAGCATCAACAAAACCGAATTTCGTGATCCAACAACCGCATGGATGGGCCAAGATGGGCGTTGGAGAATTGTAATAGGAAGTATGAGAAAACATAGAGGGATGGCTTTATTGTATAGAAGTAGAGATTTCATTAAATGGGCCAAAGCCCAACATCCACTTCATTCATCTCCTCATACTGGAAATTGGGAATGTCCTGATTTTTTTCCTGTATCATTAAAAAATACTAATGGCTTAGATGCATCGTATCGCGGAAAAAATGTCAAACATGTCCTTAAGAATAGCCTTGATGTTAATAGGTTTGATTATTACACTATTGGTATGTATGACACCAAAAAAGATAGGTACATTCCTGATAACAATTCTATCGATGGTTCGAAGGGATTGAGGCTTGACTATGGGAATTTCTATGCATCTAAATCATTTTATGACCCTATGAAGAATCGAAGAATTGTATGGGGTTGGATAAATGAATCAGATGTTTTACCTGACGATGAAATTAAGAAAGGATGGGCTGGAATTCAAGCTATTCCGCGTAAAGTATGGATCGAACCTAGTGGTAAACAATTGATTCAATGGCCTATTGAAGAGTTAGAAAcattaagaaaacaaaagattCAATTGAACAACAAGAAGTTGAGCAAGGGAGAAATGTTTGAAGTTGAAGGAATCTCAGCATCACAGgttttaatttttccttattaaaCTATAGTCTTTTAAATATCCCAactaaaagtaattttaattagTATACAATGTATAATCAATGTATAACTATTATATCAATTGCATATGATAGGTCTATATATAGTAGATTAATTATACACTTGTTATATGTATATCAGTGATAATTATAACTTGTTGCAATTGAACGAGTGAAATAATATTGGTTAGTcggaaaaaatatttgtccttTTACAGACTAGGGCTAAATAAACTTGTGTGTTAGCTTCTTCTCATCTTACATTTCTTCGGTTGCAGGCTGATATTGAAGTGTCATTCTCTTTTTCAAGTTTGAACAAGGCCGAACAATTTGATCCTAAATGGGCCGACCTTTATGCCCAAGATGTTTGTGCCATTAAGGGTTCGACTATCCAAGGTGGGCTTGGACCATTTGGGCTTGCGACATTAGCTTCTAAGAACTTGGAAGAATACACACCTGTTTTCTTTCGAGTGTTTAAGGCTCAAAAGAATTATAAGGTTCTCATGTGCTCAGATGCTAGAAGGTTTGTTTCTTCAATTGAATTTATTGTAATGATCATAGTTTACATAGTTAACTCAATATAGGAGCACAAAATTTGAGTAAATCAAGAATTATAATGACCCGACTTTGATATCATGATAAGAAATACATCTACTTATCGATTGTTTATTAGTGTCATTAAAAAACTCTAACCTTGTTTAGTTTCTTTATTAATGAGCAGATCTACCATGAGACAAAATGAAGCAATGTACAAGCCCTCATTTGCTGGATATGTAGATGTAGATTTAGTAGACATGAAGAAGTTATCTCTTAGGAGTTTGGTAAGTTTgctttcatcatttttttatttttttataatttatttgatcaaGCTTTTAAGATTCGATTATTTTGAAGAGTAACGATTTGTGTTTGATTAATCAGTTTGTATCATATGTATATTTTTCAGATTGATAACTCAGTAGTGGAGAGTTTTGGTGCTGGTggaaaaacatgcataacatcgaGGGTGTATCCAACGTTAGCGATTCATAATAATGCACATTTATTTGTCTTCAATAATGGATCTGAGACAATCACAATTGAGACTCTTAATGCTTGGAGCATGGATGTAGCTAAGAtgcactaaatatttttttttaaaaaaaggaattatgtCTACAACCATATATGTCTAAAGAGACAAAAATTGTGTCAAATTTAACAGTAGATGATGTCCTCAAGAATCCTCTATAATTGtctcttaatttattttggtGAATTTAGAAGGCAAAGAGTGTGTATATGGACTTGTCTAGTACCATATGTATACTAAGAAAGAAATTTGTTAGctttcctttttgttttgttacACAATCAAATGTGTGGTCTTATGTAGAACTAATATTTGGTAATATTAGGCAAGTTGTTATGTGacttattttattcaaatataataaGAAGTTCAAAGAGAAGAGTATAAGTAAGCAGAGGTGAATCCAGGATTTGAAGAGTCTGGTTGCATCAATATTATCTTAATTTAAGCATTAGCAAAAATGTTAATGATGGCTAAcgaataatttatttaatggTCATGAGTTAGGATCCCCCTATTTAGCAATTTTTGTATTATAAATAAACTCTTTAACTTTGtaataaaaagagtaaaaaatggGTTGTTGGCCGAAATCAACTCTAGGTCGTAGGGGTGGACTCCCTTACTTCCAACAACGGGCCAGATCAATGCCTTCTAAAGGTGCACTCTTTTTTATATTCTCTATTTTTACTAGTTTCTCAAGATATATGTAGATCCGCCTCTGCAAGTAAGTGAAAGGACAAATTTTTACCTTACTAATTCTATTGAGGCACCAAATTCCTATTAACAAGCATGTAAAATATGAGAAGACGAAAGAACTAAATAAGTTATaattattgtataatttataacacgttatatgataatattacaaataaaaatatcgaatatttaattaa
It encodes the following:
- the LOC125871772 gene encoding beta-fructofuranosidase, insoluble isoenzyme 1-like isoform X2 is translated as MELFMKSSSLWGLEIYLFCFFIVLSNINKVFASHNIFLDLQSSSAISVKNVHRTGFHFQPPKYWINDPNAPMYYNGVYHLFYQYNPKGSVWGNIVWAHSVSKDLINWIHLEPAIYPSKKFDKYGAWSGSATILPNNKPVILYTGVVDSHDSQVQNYAIPANLSDPFLRKWIKPNNNPLVVPDNSINKTEFRDPTTAWMGQDGRWRIVIGSMRKHRGMALLYRSRDFIKWAKAQHPLHSSPHTGNWECPDFFPVSLKNTNGLDASYRGKNVKHVLKNSLDVNRFDYYTIGMYDTKKDRYIPDNNSIDGSKGLRLDYGNFYASKSFYDPMKNRRIVWGWINESDVLPDDEIKKGWAGIQAIPRKVWIEPSGKQLIQWPIEELETLRKQKIQLNNKKLSKGEMFEVEGISASQADIEVSFSFSSLNKAEQFDPKWADLYAQDVCAIKGSTIQGGLGPFGLATLASKNLEEYTPVFFRVFKAQKNYKVLMCSDARRSTMRQNEAMYKPSFAGYVDVDLVDMKKLSLRSLIDNSVVESFGAGGKTCITSRVYPTLAIHNNAHLFVFNNGSETITIETLNAWSMDVAKMH
- the LOC125871772 gene encoding beta-fructofuranosidase, insoluble isoenzyme 1-like isoform X1, producing the protein MDAFQIYKDPNAPMYYNGVYHLFYQYNPKGSVWGNIVWAHSVSKDLINWIHLEPAIYPSKKFDKYGAWSGSATILPNNKPVILYTGVVDSHDSQVQNYAIPANLSDPFLRKWIKPNNNPLVVPDNSINKTEFRDPTTAWMGQDGRWRIVIGSMRKHRGMALLYRSRDFIKWAKAQHPLHSSPHTGNWECPDFFPVSLKNTNGLDASYRGKNVKHVLKNSLDVNRFDYYTIGMYDTKKDRYIPDNNSIDGSKGLRLDYGNFYASKSFYDPMKNRRIVWGWINESDVLPDDEIKKGWAGIQAIPRKVWIEPSGKQLIQWPIEELETLRKQKIQLNNKKLSKGEMFEVEGISASQADIEVSFSFSSLNKAEQFDPKWADLYAQDVCAIKGSTIQGGLGPFGLATLASKNLEEYTPVFFRVFKAQKNYKVLMCSDARRSTMRQNEAMYKPSFAGYVDVDLVDMKKLSLRSLIDNSVVESFGAGGKTCITSRVYPTLAIHNNAHLFVFNNGSETITIETLNAWSMDVAKMH